The following proteins are encoded in a genomic region of Chloracidobacterium sp.:
- a CDS encoding cupredoxin domain-containing protein, with translation MKRSLITLFLLVAGVVGVGTIAASVEAHTRTVKVKVDKNGFSPSSIDIEAGHKLNLVFNRADKNNCGSKVVFAKLGITKNLPVGKDVVVSITPTEAGQISFACGMGMYKGSIVVSEG, from the coding sequence ATGAAAAGATCACTGATTACCCTATTTTTACTTGTTGCCGGCGTCGTTGGCGTCGGTACCATTGCGGCTAGCGTCGAGGCTCACACACGAACGGTCAAAGTCAAAGTTGACAAGAACGGCTTTTCGCCGTCGTCCATCGACATCGAAGCGGGTCATAAACTAAATCTCGTGTTCAACCGTGCTGACAAGAACAACTGCGGCAGCAAGGTCGTCTTTGCAAAGCTGGGTATTACCAAAAATCTGCCGGTGGGCAAAGATGTTGTCGTTAGCATCACGCCGACCGAGGCGGGACAAATATCATTTGCCTGCGGAATGGGAATGTACAAGGGAAGCATCGTCGTTAGCGAGGGCTGA
- a CDS encoding efflux RND transporter periplasmic adaptor subunit, with translation MKRLPGDPRSGETGHLLVSLSETVQGGFGSGPLPVEKAAVLFSITRPDGVVVAGNIPAKEELGGLYRGTYVFDSAGDYKIVFSITTEDNRTFSSDFPVTVSRAPIRTSFWIGLLVLLVLSGVSLAVVFYALKRKGDTSFRRLAPVGVVVLTVFFLSSVALAYLLPPFQTRETAAIPPDAFSTTAVNELPKGTTITVPKESQLLFGIKTQLIDTRQITSGLKTTGVVRARPDAKGVVTAQVPGRIVLNQAVSLGSAVGRGEQIGYVEQVLDVSGQTGLETQRLEVEAQQREVEARKLELRNTVLSLQSQQAQSRAAAGQARTRLAQAQRELRRAQNLLEVGAVPRKRVEEAQTAVKVIEDEVASAEKQVVLLGEQIKSAQAGQSIFRSPTIRQPLRNFPLISPITGIIDQIKATSGQQVASGAELLNIVNLSTVLLEAQVFEKDLTTVRESTRASFTSSALPGEV, from the coding sequence ATGAAACGCCTACCGGGTGATCCGCGCTCCGGTGAAACGGGACATCTTCTCGTCTCATTGAGCGAGACGGTTCAGGGCGGATTCGGATCGGGGCCGCTTCCGGTCGAAAAGGCCGCAGTCTTGTTTAGCATCACAAGGCCTGACGGTGTGGTAGTTGCCGGGAATATCCCGGCGAAGGAAGAACTGGGCGGTTTGTACCGGGGAACTTATGTTTTTGACAGCGCGGGCGACTACAAAATAGTTTTTTCGATAACCACGGAAGACAACAGGACGTTTTCGTCCGACTTTCCGGTCACAGTATCACGAGCACCGATCCGGACGTCTTTTTGGATCGGTCTTCTGGTCCTGCTTGTTCTTTCTGGGGTTTCTCTCGCGGTCGTCTTTTACGCTTTGAAAAGAAAAGGGGATACTTCTTTCCGGCGACTTGCCCCTGTAGGAGTGGTTGTTCTCACGGTCTTTTTTCTCAGCTCGGTCGCTCTGGCCTATCTTCTTCCGCCTTTTCAGACGCGCGAAACGGCTGCGATTCCGCCAGACGCCTTTTCAACTACAGCGGTTAACGAGTTGCCGAAAGGAACGACGATCACCGTGCCGAAAGAATCGCAGCTACTGTTTGGGATAAAGACTCAGTTGATCGACACGAGGCAAATCACGAGCGGTTTGAAAACCACGGGAGTGGTTAGAGCCCGACCGGATGCCAAAGGAGTTGTGACCGCACAGGTACCGGGAAGGATCGTCCTTAATCAGGCGGTATCTCTAGGTTCTGCTGTCGGTCGCGGCGAACAGATCGGATACGTTGAACAGGTGCTTGACGTTTCGGGACAGACCGGGCTTGAAACGCAAAGACTGGAGGTCGAGGCGCAGCAGCGGGAGGTTGAAGCTCGGAAGCTGGAGTTGCGAAATACAGTTCTTTCGCTACAGTCGCAGCAGGCACAGTCACGAGCCGCGGCAGGGCAAGCAAGGACCCGTCTGGCTCAGGCCCAGCGCGAGCTTCGAAGAGCGCAGAACCTTTTGGAGGTCGGGGCAGTACCGCGAAAGCGTGTCGAAGAAGCTCAAACCGCCGTAAAAGTTATCGAAGATGAAGTAGCCTCAGCTGAGAAACAAGTGGTTTTGTTGGGCGAGCAGATCAAATCCGCCCAGGCCGGACAAAGTATTTTCCGCTCTCCCACCATCAGACAGCCGTTGCGGAATTTCCCGTTAATATCGCCAATAACGGGAATAATCGATCAGATCAAAGCCACGAGCGGCCAGCAAGTCGCGAGCGGGGCGGAATTACTCAACATCGTCAACTTGTCCACCGTCCTTTTAGAAGCTCAGGTTTTTGAGAAAGACCTCACGACGGTTCGAGAATCCACACGGGCAAGTTTTACATCTTCGGCTCTGCCCGGCGAGGTTTAA
- a CDS encoding cupredoxin domain-containing protein, with protein sequence MRRILVFGTIVFITTLGIFLTACNAGVNSQGIGDANAANTAVSETNSANTVDSDSTFKVDFKTEPGQIQAGTAATLVFTVKDSKNAVVKDLQVVHEKPMHLLIVSNDLAEFYHVHPEPTADGSYRVQHTFPNGGDYKLYADFTPPNAKQVVERIEVKVAGAERSKVALVADKKLEKSVDGLKVVMKPSAKIEAGQELTLDFAAFDAKTNKPATDLQNYLGELAHFVIISEDLVDFVHAHPMAKGEKMDGMKMDGDKEEKDHNADGHSHGADSKEANRPSAYEVSAHTAFPRPGLYKLWAQFQRGGKVISIPFIVNVPAGSAKAVKAANVPAGATKITVSSDGYEPSSISVVKGQPVRLAFYRADAENCGGEVVFAKQKIRKKLPVGETVMVEFTPSEAGEIAFGCGMDMLRGKLVVIEP encoded by the coding sequence ATGAGAAGAATTTTAGTTTTTGGAACGATCGTATTTATCACAACACTCGGCATCTTTTTAACGGCATGCAATGCCGGGGTAAATTCGCAGGGGATTGGCGACGCAAATGCCGCGAATACGGCTGTCAGCGAGACTAATTCCGCGAATACGGTCGATTCGGATTCAACCTTTAAGGTTGATTTCAAAACGGAACCGGGCCAGATACAGGCCGGTACGGCGGCGACGCTGGTTTTTACTGTTAAGGACAGTAAGAACGCGGTCGTGAAAGACCTACAGGTCGTTCATGAAAAGCCAATGCACTTGCTGATCGTCTCGAACGATCTTGCAGAGTTCTACCACGTGCATCCCGAGCCGACCGCCGACGGTTCATACCGCGTGCAGCACACATTTCCGAACGGCGGCGATTACAAGTTATACGCCGACTTCACACCGCCAAATGCCAAGCAGGTTGTCGAACGGATCGAAGTCAAAGTGGCCGGGGCTGAACGGTCGAAGGTTGCTCTTGTCGCGGATAAGAAGCTTGAAAAGTCGGTCGATGGTTTGAAAGTGGTGATGAAACCGAGTGCAAAGATCGAAGCGGGACAGGAATTGACGCTCGATTTTGCGGCATTCGATGCCAAAACCAACAAGCCCGCTACCGACCTGCAGAATTACCTTGGCGAATTAGCGCATTTCGTCATCATCAGTGAGGATCTCGTTGATTTCGTCCACGCTCATCCGATGGCGAAGGGCGAAAAAATGGACGGGATGAAGATGGACGGCGATAAAGAGGAAAAAGATCATAACGCCGACGGCCATTCACATGGGGCGGATTCGAAAGAGGCGAACAGGCCGAGCGCTTATGAAGTTTCGGCACATACTGCTTTCCCGCGTCCCGGCCTGTACAAGCTTTGGGCTCAGTTTCAGCGCGGCGGAAAGGTCATCAGCATTCCGTTTATCGTAAATGTTCCGGCAGGTTCGGCAAAGGCTGTAAAGGCGGCGAATGTTCCGGCGGGTGCGACAAAGATCACTGTTTCATCGGACGGTTATGAGCCGTCATCAATCTCGGTCGTCAAAGGGCAGCCCGTTAGATTGGCCTTCTATCGAGCCGACGCTGAGAACTGCGGCGGCGAAGTCGTCTTCGCCAAGCAAAAGATCCGAAAGAAACTACCTGTCGGTGAGACAGTCATGGTCGAATTCACCCCAAGCGAGGCTGGCGAGATCGCGTTTGGCTGCGGAATGGACATGCTGCGAGGAAAACTCGTCGTTATTGAGCCATAA